In Chryseobacterium camelliae, one DNA window encodes the following:
- a CDS encoding ribonucleoside-diphosphate reductase subunit alpha has protein sequence MTAMEEQNTHIWWLNEESEQMLNRGYLLKGETVEGAIDRITTAAAKRLYKPELQPAFKEMITKGWISFSSPVWANMGTQRGLPISCFNVHIPDSIEGITHKMGEVIMQTKIGGGTSGYFGELRNRGTAVTDNGKSSGAVSFMKLFDTAMDVVSQGGVRRGAFAAYLDIDHGDIEEFLSIKDIGSPIQNLFTGICVPDYWMQDMIDGDMEKRKVWARVLESRQQKGLPYIFFTDNVNRNKPQVYKDLGLPVNASNLCSEIMLPSTREESFICCLSSMNLELYDEWKDTDAVKLAIYFLDAVLSEFIDKTEGNYYLQGARNFALRHRALGLGALGYHSYLQKNMIPFESFEATQFNARAFRHIKEQAEQASRELANIYGEPELLKGYGLRNTTTMAIAPTTSSSAILGQTSPGIEPFASNYYKAGLAKGNFMRKNKYLAKLLEQKGLDNEETWRTIMLNHGSVQHLKELSEEEKAVFKTFKEISPMEIISQAAQRQQYIDQAQSLNLQIPSTMPVKDVNYLYIEAWKKGVKTLYYQRSSSVSKELMVNFVSCSSCEA, from the coding sequence ATAACAGCTATGGAAGAACAGAACACACATATATGGTGGCTTAATGAAGAGTCTGAGCAAATGCTCAACAGAGGCTACCTCCTGAAAGGTGAAACAGTGGAAGGTGCTATCGACAGAATTACCACTGCCGCAGCCAAAAGATTATACAAACCGGAACTCCAGCCGGCGTTCAAGGAAATGATCACTAAAGGATGGATCAGTTTCTCATCTCCGGTATGGGCGAATATGGGAACCCAGAGAGGGCTGCCTATTTCGTGTTTCAATGTTCATATCCCGGACAGCATTGAAGGCATTACCCATAAGATGGGTGAGGTTATCATGCAGACTAAAATCGGAGGTGGAACTTCAGGATATTTCGGAGAATTACGTAACCGGGGTACAGCCGTAACGGATAATGGAAAATCTTCAGGAGCCGTTTCCTTTATGAAACTGTTCGATACCGCAATGGACGTAGTATCTCAGGGAGGGGTAAGAAGAGGGGCATTTGCCGCTTACCTTGACATCGACCATGGGGATATCGAAGAATTCCTTTCCATTAAAGATATCGGAAGCCCGATCCAGAACCTATTTACCGGTATCTGTGTTCCGGATTACTGGATGCAGGATATGATAGACGGGGATATGGAAAAACGTAAGGTATGGGCAAGGGTTTTAGAAAGCCGTCAGCAAAAGGGTCTTCCGTATATTTTCTTTACCGACAACGTTAACAGAAACAAACCTCAGGTATACAAAGATTTAGGCTTACCGGTAAACGCCAGTAACCTGTGTTCAGAGATCATGCTGCCATCCACAAGGGAAGAATCATTCATCTGCTGCTTATCTTCCATGAATTTAGAATTGTATGATGAATGGAAAGATACCGATGCAGTAAAACTTGCAATCTATTTCCTTGATGCCGTTTTATCCGAGTTCATAGATAAAACAGAAGGCAATTATTACCTTCAGGGTGCCAGAAACTTTGCGCTGCGCCACCGTGCGCTGGGTCTTGGCGCATTGGGGTACCACTCTTACCTTCAGAAAAACATGATTCCTTTTGAAAGTTTTGAGGCAACACAGTTCAATGCCAGAGCATTCAGGCATATTAAAGAACAGGCAGAACAGGCTTCAAGAGAACTGGCGAATATTTACGGTGAACCTGAATTGCTGAAAGGATACGGCTTGAGAAATACCACTACCATGGCCATTGCTCCTACCACTTCAAGCTCGGCTATCTTAGGACAGACTTCTCCTGGAATCGAGCCTTTTGCTTCCAATTATTATAAAGCCGGTCTTGCTAAAGGAAACTTTATGCGTAAGAATAAATACCTGGCAAAATTGCTGGAGCAAAAAGGACTGGATAATGAGGAGACCTGGAGGACTATAATGCTTAACCATGGTTCCGTACAGCACCTGAAAGAACTTTCTGAAGAAGAAAAAGCCGTTTTCAAGACATTCAAGGAAATTTCTCCTATGGAGATCATTTCTCAGGCTGCACAGAGACAGCAGTATATTGACCAGGCGCAATCCCTTAACCTTCAGATTCCTTCAACCATGCCGGTGAAAGATGTTAATTACCTGTATATTGAGGCGTGGAAAAAAGGGGTAAAAACCCTGTATTATCAAAGAAGCTCTTCCGTATCCAAGGAACTGATGGTTAATTTTGTCAGCTGTTCCAGCTGCGAAGCCTAA
- a CDS encoding ribonucleotide-diphosphate reductase subunit beta, producing the protein MGVFDKRVSYKPFEYPEVLQFVEAINKSFWVHSEVDFTADVQDFHSQLEPHEKHAVKNALLAIAQIEVSVKTFWGNLYNHLPKPEFNGLGATFAECEFRHSEAYSRLLEVLGYNEEFQNVIEIPAVKKRIDFLSNVLKHANSATPKEYVSSLLLFSILIENVSLFSQFAIILSFTRFKGYMKNVSNIIAWTSIDEQIHANAGIYLINKIREEQPELLTDSDIEDIYTLVDQSVELEGEILDWIFELGELSVFSREDLLNFMKYRVDDSLKKINMAPRYNISPEQYRPMVWFEEEVFANSMDDFFAKRPVDYTKHDKSITANDLF; encoded by the coding sequence ATGGGAGTTTTTGATAAAAGAGTAAGTTATAAACCATTTGAATACCCTGAAGTGCTTCAGTTTGTGGAGGCCATCAATAAATCCTTCTGGGTGCATTCGGAAGTGGACTTCACGGCAGATGTTCAGGATTTTCATTCACAGCTGGAACCTCATGAAAAACATGCTGTAAAAAACGCGCTTCTGGCGATTGCTCAGATTGAAGTATCCGTAAAAACCTTCTGGGGCAACCTGTACAACCATCTTCCAAAGCCTGAATTCAATGGCCTGGGAGCAACATTTGCAGAATGCGAATTCCGTCATTCGGAAGCCTATTCGCGCCTTCTGGAAGTATTGGGTTATAACGAAGAATTCCAAAACGTCATTGAAATCCCTGCGGTAAAAAAGAGGATCGATTTCCTTTCCAATGTTTTAAAACATGCGAATTCCGCTACCCCTAAAGAGTATGTTTCATCGCTTTTATTATTCAGCATCCTGATCGAAAATGTATCACTTTTCTCCCAGTTTGCCATCATCCTTTCATTTACCCGTTTCAAAGGGTATATGAAGAACGTTTCGAATATTATCGCATGGACTTCTATAGATGAACAGATTCACGCCAACGCAGGGATCTACCTCATCAACAAAATCCGTGAAGAACAGCCGGAACTATTAACTGATTCTGATATCGAAGATATTTATACCCTGGTAGATCAGTCCGTAGAACTGGAAGGTGAAATCCTGGACTGGATCTTCGAATTGGGTGAACTCAGCGTATTCTCCAGAGAAGATCTCCTGAACTTTATGAAATACCGCGTTGATGACAGTTTAAAGAAAATCAATATGGCACCACGCTATAATATTTCCCCTGAACAGTACCGTCCGATGGTATGGTTCGAGGAAGAGGTTTTCGCCAACTCTATGGATGATTTCTTTGCCAAAAGACCGGTGGACTATACCAAGCACGATAAGAGTATCACAGCGAACGATCTTTTTTAA
- a CDS encoding ABC transporter ATP-binding protein, with protein MLVIEDLHKSYDTGKSKLHVLKGINLSISEGEFVSIMGSSGSGKSTLLNIIGILDEKDSGIYELDNVPIEHLSEVKAAEYRSRFLGFIFQSFNLIGYKTALDNVALPLYYQNVPRKERNQKAMEYLEKVGLAQWANHLPNELSGGQKQRVAIARALITDPKVVLADEPTGALDSKTTHDIMKLLQDINNEGKTIIVVTHEPDVAAQTKRNVVLKDGIIESDEFIVQHVL; from the coding sequence ATGCTAGTAATCGAAGATTTACATAAATCATACGACACCGGAAAGAGCAAGCTCCATGTGCTAAAAGGAATCAATCTCTCGATTTCCGAAGGTGAGTTTGTTTCCATTATGGGGAGCTCCGGATCCGGGAAGTCTACACTTCTGAATATCATCGGTATTCTGGATGAAAAGGATTCAGGGATTTATGAACTGGACAATGTCCCGATTGAGCATTTATCTGAAGTTAAAGCTGCCGAATACAGAAGCCGGTTTCTAGGTTTTATTTTCCAGTCTTTCAACCTGATTGGTTATAAGACCGCTTTGGATAATGTTGCCCTTCCGCTGTATTATCAGAATGTTCCCCGGAAAGAACGGAATCAGAAAGCAATGGAATACCTTGAAAAAGTAGGTCTTGCACAATGGGCTAATCACCTGCCCAATGAGCTTTCGGGTGGACAAAAACAAAGGGTGGCCATTGCCCGCGCCCTGATCACGGATCCTAAGGTAGTACTTGCAGATGAGCCAACCGGAGCATTGGATTCCAAAACTACCCACGATATTATGAAGCTTCTTCAGGACATCAATAATGAAGGTAAAACCATCATTGTGGTAACCCACGAACCCGATGTTGCGGCACAAACCAAACGCAATGTCGTTTTAAAAGATGGTATTATAGAAAGTGATGAATTTATTGTACAACACGTATTGTAA
- a CDS encoding ABC transporter permease has product MFDLDRWQEIFSSIRSNVLRTVLSGFTVALGLFIFIVLFGIGTGLQNAFTQGFTRDAQNLISFFTGKTTVAYNGLQSDRTVTMNNDDYDFLVNTDKKKVGYSTPRYTSSLMVKYGKESGTYQVNGADPQEQLIENRKILEGRYLSPLDIDRKQNVAVIGRMVQRDLIKNGSPVGKELNINGTMFRVVGVFSDDGGDWDERHITVPITTLQQMKKGSDTVNTVYIAYDEHLTPEQAIKYGDELKERLKSRKNVAPDDENGVRIWNNAKNMNDTFTFMAVLTAIVGFIGMGTLLAGIIGISNIMVYIVKERTKEIGVRKAIGAKPRSIVALIVQESVVITVVSGIVGVALGVLALKLIGNSLEEYFIREPAVGWGTILMAFIALIFSGLIAGFVPAYRASRIKPIEALRTE; this is encoded by the coding sequence ATGTTTGACCTAGATCGTTGGCAGGAGATATTCAGTTCTATCCGGAGTAATGTATTGCGGACGGTGCTTTCGGGCTTTACCGTGGCATTGGGACTGTTTATTTTCATTGTGCTTTTCGGCATCGGAACGGGGCTTCAGAATGCATTTACCCAGGGATTTACACGAGATGCCCAGAACCTGATCTCCTTCTTTACCGGAAAAACTACGGTCGCTTATAACGGACTTCAGTCGGACAGGACAGTAACCATGAATAATGATGATTACGATTTCCTGGTAAATACCGATAAGAAAAAGGTCGGCTATTCAACGCCAAGGTATACCTCCAGCCTCATGGTAAAATACGGAAAGGAAAGCGGCACCTATCAGGTGAACGGTGCCGATCCGCAGGAACAGTTGATTGAGAACAGGAAAATCCTGGAAGGGCGTTATTTATCACCGCTGGATATAGACCGCAAACAGAATGTGGCTGTCATTGGGCGGATGGTGCAGCGTGACCTCATTAAAAACGGAAGCCCGGTAGGAAAAGAACTCAATATCAACGGAACGATGTTCAGGGTAGTGGGTGTGTTTTCTGATGATGGCGGAGACTGGGACGAAAGGCATATCACAGTGCCCATTACGACCCTGCAGCAGATGAAAAAAGGTTCTGATACAGTAAACACCGTGTATATTGCGTATGACGAACATCTCACTCCTGAACAGGCCATCAAATATGGTGATGAACTGAAAGAACGCCTGAAATCAAGGAAAAATGTTGCTCCTGATGATGAAAACGGGGTGCGGATTTGGAACAATGCCAAGAACATGAATGATACTTTTACCTTTATGGCGGTGCTGACTGCAATTGTAGGATTTATAGGCATGGGTACGCTGCTGGCCGGGATCATTGGGATCAGCAATATCATGGTGTATATTGTAAAGGAGAGAACTAAGGAAATCGGAGTAAGAAAAGCCATCGGAGCCAAGCCTCGGAGCATTGTGGCCCTGATTGTACAGGAAAGTGTCGTGATTACGGTTGTTTCCGGAATTGTTGGGGTGGCGCTCGGTGTTCTGGCTCTGAAACTGATCGGGAACAGCCTGGAAGAATATTTTATCAGGGAACCGGCAGTGGGCTGGGGAACCATCCTGATGGCCTTTATTGCTTTGATTTTTTCCGGGCTCATTGCAGGATTTGTACCGGCATACAGAGCATCTAGGATCAAACCGATAGAAGCATTAAGAACAGAATAA
- a CDS encoding ABC transporter permease has translation MNILFKKDTWQEIYYSLRNNKLRTFLTMIGVGWGMFLYVSLLGAAKGMENGFDKLFSGFATNSIFLWAQNTSIPYDGFPKGRKVDLRLPDMELLKRKIPEIDYISPQNSRGSFTGTPGESMSKNGKSATYSLTGDYPVGNKISEKKLIFGRYINDADVSENKNVAVIGEEVYKNFFDAKKKENPLGQSINIKGIFFNVIGVFRVKKGGGFENDQTVFIPLSTYTKMYNAADKIDMFAIVSKPNADVNEVEERVKRELKAKNKVSPDDTNAFGSFNLGKEFKKLTGFLSGMQLLTIIVGTLTILAGVIAISNILLITVKERTKEIGIRRALGAKPAEVRNQILLESVVITLSSGLLGFISGIFVLIILNIMTQNQDEFPFYNPTVNYTNVFAAMAVMVVLGLVIGMIPAQRAVKIRPIEALRTE, from the coding sequence GTGAACATTTTATTTAAAAAAGATACCTGGCAGGAAATTTATTATTCATTAAGGAATAATAAGCTCCGTACATTCCTTACTATGATTGGTGTGGGTTGGGGCATGTTCCTGTATGTTAGCCTGCTCGGTGCTGCAAAAGGGATGGAGAATGGTTTTGATAAACTGTTTTCGGGATTTGCCACAAACTCCATATTCCTGTGGGCACAGAATACTTCCATTCCTTATGACGGTTTTCCGAAAGGCCGGAAAGTAGACCTGCGGCTTCCGGATATGGAACTGCTGAAGAGAAAAATTCCTGAAATTGATTATATCTCTCCCCAAAATTCCAGGGGAAGTTTTACCGGAACGCCCGGAGAATCCATGTCTAAAAACGGGAAAAGTGCCACCTATTCTTTAACGGGTGATTATCCTGTAGGAAACAAAATTTCAGAGAAGAAGCTTATTTTCGGAAGGTATATCAATGATGCTGATGTTTCAGAAAATAAAAATGTGGCTGTGATAGGAGAAGAGGTCTATAAGAATTTTTTTGATGCCAAAAAGAAGGAAAATCCATTAGGCCAATCCATCAATATCAAAGGGATTTTCTTTAATGTGATCGGTGTTTTCAGGGTTAAGAAAGGGGGCGGCTTTGAAAATGACCAGACCGTATTTATTCCGCTTTCCACATACACGAAAATGTATAATGCCGCTGACAAAATAGATATGTTTGCCATTGTAAGCAAGCCTAACGCCGATGTAAATGAAGTGGAAGAACGGGTAAAACGTGAACTGAAGGCAAAAAATAAGGTGTCGCCCGATGATACCAACGCTTTCGGAAGTTTTAATCTGGGAAAAGAGTTTAAGAAACTGACCGGTTTCCTTTCCGGTATGCAGCTGCTGACGATCATCGTAGGAACACTGACCATTCTTGCCGGAGTAATCGCCATCTCCAATATCCTGCTTATCACGGTAAAGGAGAGAACCAAGGAAATAGGTATCCGCAGGGCACTGGGAGCCAAGCCTGCCGAGGTAAGAAATCAGATCCTCCTGGAAAGTGTGGTTATCACATTGTCATCAGGCTTGCTGGGCTTTATTTCCGGGATTTTCGTTCTGATCATTTTAAATATAATGACCCAGAATCAGGACGAATTTCCTTTTTATAACCCAACCGTTAACTATACCAATGTTTTCGCAGCCATGGCGGTCATGGTAGTCTTAGGTTTGGTCATCGGGATGATTCCTGCTCAGCGGGCCGTAAAAATCAGGCCTATTGAGGCATTAAGAACAGAATAA
- a CDS encoding efflux RND transporter periplasmic adaptor subunit produces the protein MKKKFTWKKAVYILLGILLAVALIAGISYLVKSNSKQAEAFLTRKPSIQNMEDKVMATGKIIPKEEIEIKPNIAGIIDKILVDEGDKVTAGQLIATVRIVPNIAEVNSAQQDVQTAQIQISNAKMNVSNMQKQFSMQQKLYSQGVISQQEYLNSQQQLYSMQQALKNANQQLVTAQKRLQIAKTGATPELQGLATTQIRSKASGTVLEVPVKVGSQVIEANSFNAGTTICSIADLNSLIFQGEIDEAQAGKLKQGMPMKIVIGALQNKTFPGKLTMIAPKGKDNNGTIKFPVEGDVYNPNNEYIRAGFSANGEIVLKSRKNALLLDESLIQYEKVNGKDKPFVEVKQTDGKFRKAYVTLGASDGINVEILSGLSKDDEVKVWNPSDKDKEELKEKKK, from the coding sequence ATGAAAAAGAAATTTACCTGGAAAAAAGCTGTTTATATATTGCTGGGAATTTTACTGGCAGTAGCATTAATTGCAGGGATAAGTTATCTTGTAAAATCCAATTCCAAGCAGGCGGAAGCCTTCCTTACCCGTAAGCCGAGTATCCAGAATATGGAGGATAAAGTAATGGCCACCGGAAAGATTATCCCCAAGGAGGAAATCGAGATCAAACCGAATATTGCCGGTATCATTGATAAAATCCTGGTAGATGAAGGTGATAAGGTAACTGCAGGTCAGCTGATTGCAACGGTACGGATTGTTCCTAATATTGCTGAGGTAAACAGTGCCCAGCAGGATGTACAGACTGCCCAGATTCAGATCAGCAATGCAAAAATGAATGTCAGCAATATGCAGAAGCAATTTTCCATGCAGCAGAAATTATATAGTCAGGGAGTTATTTCCCAGCAGGAATACCTGAACTCACAACAGCAGCTGTACTCTATGCAACAGGCCCTTAAAAATGCGAACCAGCAACTGGTAACAGCGCAGAAAAGGCTGCAGATTGCTAAAACAGGTGCTACACCTGAGCTGCAGGGGCTTGCCACAACCCAGATCCGTTCCAAGGCATCAGGGACCGTACTTGAAGTGCCGGTAAAAGTAGGTAGTCAGGTTATTGAAGCCAACTCTTTCAACGCCGGAACCACGATATGCTCCATCGCTGATCTTAATTCATTGATCTTCCAGGGAGAAATTGATGAAGCCCAGGCCGGAAAGCTGAAACAGGGAATGCCGATGAAAATTGTGATTGGTGCTTTGCAGAATAAAACTTTCCCGGGAAAACTCACGATGATCGCTCCTAAGGGTAAAGATAATAACGGAACCATTAAATTCCCGGTAGAAGGTGATGTGTATAATCCAAACAACGAATATATCCGGGCAGGATTTTCAGCTAACGGCGAAATTGTGCTGAAGTCCCGAAAAAATGCTCTTCTGCTGGATGAATCCCTTATTCAGTATGAAAAGGTGAACGGAAAAGACAAACCTTTTGTGGAAGTGAAGCAGACGGACGGTAAATTCAGGAAAGCTTATGTAACTTTGGGAGCCAGTGACGGTATTAATGTTGAAATTCTTTCTGGACTGTCCAAAGATGATGAGGTGAAAGTATGGAACCCTTCAGATAAAGATAAGGAAGAGCTTAAGGAGAAGAAAAAATAA
- a CDS encoding glycosyltransferase family 39 protein, with protein sequence MKKDYWILFVFIIAKFVLQYELISPEYELHRDEYLHLDQANHLAWGYLSVPPVNSWLAWIIKMLGNSVFWVKFFPALFGAMTIVLIWKTVEELNGNLFAKVLASVGILFSLLLRVNMLFQPTSLEIFLWLFLYYALIKYINSEKVKWLYIAAVVFGIGILNKYNIAFSVLGLIPALLLTEQRKIFMERHVYLASLLVLIIVFPNLIWQYRNDFPVIHHMKELSERQLVHVSRIDFINSQALFFIGSIFVIIAGLGALLGYRPFKKFRVFFWSYIITILIYLFFKAKDYYAIGLYPVYIAFGAVFLSHLFKRGWARFLKPVSILIPLLVFIPISNIAFPDKSPEYIVSHQDKYIKYGLLRWEDGKEHSLPQDFADMQGWKELARKVDQEYSSLSKTGRTIVLCDNYGEAGAINYYTEKGIKAVSFNADYINWFDLSKAFKNVIRVKEKPEHELEETGPYFEHSRIVGTVENPFAREIGTVIFSFGNAKIDVRKRIQDEIDEIKSTWQTNF encoded by the coding sequence ATGAAAAAAGATTACTGGATTCTTTTTGTTTTTATCATCGCAAAGTTTGTCCTTCAATATGAATTGATCAGTCCTGAATATGAGCTCCACAGAGACGAATACCTGCATCTGGACCAGGCCAATCATCTTGCCTGGGGATATCTGTCTGTTCCTCCCGTAAATTCGTGGTTAGCCTGGATCATCAAGATGCTGGGAAATTCCGTATTTTGGGTTAAATTTTTTCCTGCTCTTTTCGGTGCAATGACGATTGTCCTTATCTGGAAGACCGTTGAAGAACTGAATGGAAACCTGTTTGCAAAAGTGCTGGCCTCTGTAGGGATTTTATTTTCTCTCCTGCTCCGGGTGAATATGCTGTTTCAACCAACATCATTAGAGATATTTCTATGGCTCTTCCTGTATTATGCCCTGATAAAATATATCAATTCTGAAAAAGTAAAATGGCTGTATATTGCCGCCGTGGTTTTTGGGATAGGAATATTAAATAAATACAATATTGCCTTTTCAGTACTGGGATTAATCCCGGCACTCCTGTTAACGGAGCAAAGGAAGATCTTTATGGAGCGCCATGTGTATTTAGCATCACTATTGGTTTTAATCATTGTCTTTCCTAATCTAATCTGGCAGTACCGGAATGATTTTCCGGTTATTCACCATATGAAAGAACTTTCTGAACGCCAGCTGGTACACGTAAGCAGGATAGATTTTATAAACTCTCAGGCTCTGTTTTTTATTGGGAGTATTTTTGTGATTATTGCAGGTTTAGGAGCATTATTAGGGTACAGGCCTTTTAAAAAATTCAGGGTTTTCTTCTGGAGCTACATTATTACGATACTCATTTATTTATTTTTCAAGGCAAAAGACTATTATGCCATAGGATTGTATCCTGTATATATTGCTTTTGGCGCTGTTTTTCTCAGTCACCTATTTAAGAGAGGCTGGGCCAGATTTCTAAAGCCTGTCAGCATACTGATTCCTTTACTGGTTTTTATTCCTATATCTAACATAGCTTTTCCTGATAAAAGTCCCGAATACATCGTATCTCATCAGGATAAATACATAAAGTATGGATTGCTTCGCTGGGAAGATGGAAAGGAGCATTCTTTGCCTCAGGATTTTGCCGATATGCAGGGCTGGAAAGAACTTGCGAGAAAGGTTGATCAGGAATATTCAAGCCTTTCAAAAACCGGGAGAACGATAGTGCTATGTGATAATTACGGAGAGGCAGGGGCTATTAATTATTATACGGAAAAAGGGATTAAAGCGGTGTCATTCAATGCGGACTACATCAATTGGTTTGACCTCAGTAAAGCATTTAAAAATGTAATCAGAGTTAAAGAAAAGCCGGAACATGAACTTGAAGAAACAGGGCCTTATTTTGAACATTCACGTATTGTCGGCACTGTTGAGAATCCTTTTGCAAGAGAGATAGGAACTGTGATTTTCAGTTTCGGAAATGCAAAAATAGATGTTCGTAAAAGAATTCAGGATGAAATTGATGAAATTAAAAGCACCTGGCAAACAAACTTCTGA
- a CDS encoding NAD(P)/FAD-dependent oxidoreductase has translation MEDKDFDVIIIGGSYAGLSAGMALGRSLRNTLIIDDGKPCNIQTPQSHNFLTHDGSTPAEISSIAKEQVLKYGTVQFKDGLVTGIVKDSGRFEVETKHGEKFGARKIILATGIKDIKPDIPGFEECWGISVLHCPYCHGYEVRDEVTGVLATGDVAYEFTRMIHHWTKKLTLFTDGPSEMSAEQQQKFKEKNITIVEDRIKEIHHENGYIQELIFKNGKRKPLKALYAQINIEQNLDVSGIIACELAEHGVVKIDSAHKTSVEGIFACGDSVTLMRSVATAVAHGNMTGAIVNKELIEEDF, from the coding sequence ATGGAAGATAAAGACTTTGATGTCATCATTATAGGAGGAAGCTACGCCGGACTCTCCGCAGGGATGGCGCTCGGAAGATCATTGAGAAATACTTTGATCATTGATGACGGCAAACCGTGTAATATTCAGACTCCGCAGTCCCATAACTTTCTGACTCATGACGGAAGCACACCCGCAGAAATCAGTTCCATTGCTAAAGAGCAGGTATTGAAATACGGAACGGTACAGTTCAAGGACGGGCTGGTTACCGGAATTGTAAAAGATTCGGGAAGATTTGAAGTAGAAACTAAGCACGGAGAGAAGTTTGGTGCCAGAAAAATAATCCTGGCAACAGGTATAAAGGATATTAAGCCGGATATCCCCGGGTTTGAAGAATGCTGGGGGATTTCAGTCCTGCATTGTCCGTATTGCCATGGCTACGAAGTAAGGGATGAGGTTACCGGAGTCTTGGCCACGGGAGATGTCGCTTATGAATTTACAAGGATGATTCACCATTGGACAAAAAAACTAACCCTGTTTACCGACGGACCTTCTGAGATGAGTGCGGAACAGCAGCAGAAATTCAAGGAGAAAAACATAACGATTGTTGAAGACAGGATTAAAGAAATCCACCATGAAAACGGCTACATTCAGGAGCTGATTTTTAAAAATGGGAAAAGAAAACCCTTAAAAGCCCTGTATGCCCAAATCAATATTGAACAGAACCTGGACGTTTCAGGAATTATCGCCTGTGAATTGGCAGAACACGGGGTGGTGAAGATAGACTCTGCCCATAAAACCAGTGTTGAGGGTATTTTTGCATGTGGAGACAGTGTTACGCTGATGAGATCGGTAGCTACGGCTGTTGCCCATGGGAATATGACCGGAGCCATCGTTAATAAAGAACTCATTGAAGAAGATTTTTAA
- the glyA gene encoding serine hydroxymethyltransferase, with the protein MDIIFDLIEKERQRQTHGLELIASENFVSENVMKAVGSVLTNKYAEGYPGKRYYGGCEVVDEVETLAINRAKELFGIEYANVQPHSGSQANAAIYLAVLKPGDKIMGMDLSMGGHLTHGSAVNFSGIQYDVVSYGVNRETGLIDYDQMREIALREKPKMLIAGFSAYSRDLDYAKFREVADEIGATLWADIAHPAGLVAKGLLNSPFEHCHVVTTTTHKTLRGPRGGMIMMGKDFENTYGHKTPKGEIKMMSQVLDGSVFPGIQGGPLEHVIAGKAVAFGEALDAQFATYAQQVKDNAQALSKAMIDRGFDIVSGGTDNHLMLVDLRNKGVNGKETEKALVQADITCNKNMVPFDDKSPFTTSGIRLGTAAITTRGLKEKDMDTIAEVISEVVDNIKNEEVLSLVRKKVNELMADKALFNY; encoded by the coding sequence ATGGACATTATTTTTGACCTGATTGAAAAGGAAAGACAAAGACAAACCCACGGATTGGAACTGATTGCCTCAGAAAACTTCGTTTCTGAAAATGTGATGAAGGCAGTGGGCAGCGTACTAACCAACAAATATGCTGAAGGATATCCCGGAAAGAGATATTACGGAGGATGTGAAGTAGTAGATGAGGTCGAAACATTAGCCATTAACAGAGCAAAAGAACTATTCGGGATCGAGTATGCCAATGTACAGCCCCATTCCGGATCCCAGGCCAATGCTGCCATTTATCTTGCGGTATTAAAGCCAGGCGATAAAATAATGGGGATGGACCTTTCTATGGGAGGACACCTTACCCACGGTTCAGCAGTGAATTTTTCAGGTATTCAGTACGATGTGGTTTCTTATGGTGTAAACAGAGAAACAGGTCTCATTGATTATGATCAGATGAGAGAAATAGCACTCAGGGAAAAACCGAAAATGCTGATCGCAGGATTCTCAGCTTATTCCAGAGATTTGGATTATGCCAAATTCAGAGAAGTTGCAGATGAAATTGGCGCCACTTTATGGGCAGATATTGCCCATCCTGCAGGTCTCGTTGCAAAAGGATTGCTCAACTCTCCATTTGAGCACTGCCATGTAGTTACTACTACTACTCATAAAACACTTAGAGGTCCAAGAGGGGGAATGATCATGATGGGGAAAGATTTTGAAAACACTTATGGGCACAAAACACCTAAAGGGGAGATCAAAATGATGAGCCAGGTACTTGACGGTTCAGTATTTCCCGGAATTCAGGGTGGTCCTCTGGAACACGTAATTGCAGGTAAAGCTGTCGCTTTCGGTGAAGCTCTGGATGCTCAGTTTGCCACTTATGCACAGCAGGTAAAAGATAATGCTCAGGCATTGTCAAAAGCCATGATTGACAGAGGATTCGATATTGTAAGCGGAGGAACAGACAATCACCTGATGCTTGTGGATCTAAGAAATAAAGGCGTAAACGGTAAAGAAACTGAAAAGGCACTTGTTCAGGCAGACATTACCTGCAACAAGAATATGGTTCCTTTCGATGATAAATCTCCTTTCACCACATCAGGAATCAGACTGGGGACAGCAGCTATTACTACCCGAGGTCTTAAAGAAAAAGATATGGATACCATTGCAGAAGTGATTTCGGAGGTTGTGGATAACATCAAAAATGAAGAAGTTCTTTCTTTAGTAAGAAAAAAAGTGAACGAATTGATGGCAGACAAGGCTTTATTCAACTACTAA